GCGAACCAGAAGCCCTGCGCGGGCAGCTCGCAGGCCGGGGACCAGCGCTCGGCGCCCTCGGCCTCGCCCGCCGCGGTCAGCTCGGTGATCCGGGCCAGCTGCTCGGCCGAGTTGATCGCGCCGATGTCCGTGTTCTTGTCCAGCGGGTCGCCGAGGCGCAGCGTGGCCATCCGCCGGCGGAGCGCGTCGAGCAGCTCGTCCTGGATCGACTCCTGCACCAGCAGCCGGGATCCGGCGCAGCAGACCTGGCCCTGGTTGAAGAAGATCGAGTCGATGACCCCCTCCACGGCCTGGTCGATCGGCGCGTCGTCGAACACGATGTTCGCGGCCTTGCCGCCGAGCTCCAGGGTCAGCTTCTTGTCGGTGCCGGCCACGGTGCGGGCGATCGCGCGGCCCACCGCGGTGGACCCGGTGAACGCCACCTTGTCCACGCCCGGGTGCGCCACCAGCGCCGCGCCGGTCTCGCCGGCGCCGGTCACGATGTTGACCACGCCGGCCGGCAGATCGGCCTCGCGGCAGATCTCGGCGAACAGCAGCGCGGTCAGCGGCGTGGTCTCGGCCGGCTTGAGCACGACCGTGTTGCCGCAGGCCAGCGCGGGGGCGATCTTCCAGGCCAGCATCAGCAGCGGGAAGTTCCACGGGATGACCTGCGCGGCCACCCCGAGCGGCCGCGGCGCCGGGCCGTGGCCGGCGTACTCGAGCTTGTCCGCCCAGCCCGCGTAGTGGAAGAAGTGCGCCGCCACCAGCGGCACGTCCACGTCCCGGGTCTCCCGGATCGGCTTGCCGTTGTCGATCGACTCGAGCACGGCGAGCTCGCGGGCGCGCTCCTGGATGATCCGGGCGATCCGGAACAGGTACTTGCCGCGCTCGGCGCCCGGCATCCGGGACCAGGTGCGCTCGTACGCGGTGCGGGCCGCGGCCACGGCGCGGTCCACGTCCGCCGCGGAGGCCAGCCCGATCTCGGCCAGCACCTCCTCGGTGGCCGGGTTCACGCTCTTGAAGACCCCGCCGGTGGCCGGGACGAATTCGCCGCCGATGAACAGGTCGTAGCTCGGCTTGACATCGACGACCGCGCGCGACTCGGGCGCGGGTGCGTAATCGAAGATCCCCATGTTGTGTCTCAGTCCACCGTCACGTAGTTCGGGCCGGAGTAGCGCCCGGAGGAGAGCTTCTGACGCTGCAGCAGCAGGTCGTTGAGCAGCGAGGAGGCGCCGAAGCGGAACCAGTCCGGGTCCAGCCAGCCCTCGCCCAGGGTCTCGTTGACCGTCACCAGGTACTTGAGCGCGTCCTTGCTGGTGCGGATGCCGCCGGCGG
This genomic window from Actinospica robiniae DSM 44927 contains:
- a CDS encoding aldehyde dehydrogenase family protein: MGIFDYAPAPESRAVVDVKPSYDLFIGGEFVPATGGVFKSVNPATEEVLAEIGLASAADVDRAVAAARTAYERTWSRMPGAERGKYLFRIARIIQERARELAVLESIDNGKPIRETRDVDVPLVAAHFFHYAGWADKLEYAGHGPAPRPLGVAAQVIPWNFPLLMLAWKIAPALACGNTVVLKPAETTPLTALLFAEICREADLPAGVVNIVTGAGETGAALVAHPGVDKVAFTGSTAVGRAIARTVAGTDKKLTLELGGKAANIVFDDAPIDQAVEGVIDSIFFNQGQVCCAGSRLLVQESIQDELLDALRRRMATLRLGDPLDKNTDIGAINSAEQLARITELTAAGEAEGAERWSPACELPAQGFWFAPTVFTNVSATHRIAREEIFGPVLSVLTFRTPDEAVAKANNTPYGLSAGVWTEKGSRILSMAKRLRAGVVWANTFNKFDPASPFGGYKESGYGREGGLQGLEAYLDV